In the Vicinamibacterales bacterium genome, GGCGGCGAACCACCCGGTACCAAGTACGTCCGACACCGCCAGAAGACTGGGTATCTGGTTCGCGGAGGGAAGGTCCTGCGTCGCGACCAGCGTGCCGTCCGCCATGGGCACACGGAGGAACGGCGCCTGCGCACCCACGACCCACTGCCGATGTGCGCACGACGTCTGGTAGCCCGCCAGGCAGTGGGGGCACGTGTTGTCAGACGCGGCAAACGATCCAATGACGAACTGGCCCCGCTTGATCGACGTGACGCCGCGGCCGACCTCTTCGACGATGCCGCAATATTCGTGACCCATGGGGGCGGGGTCGCTCGCCGCGTTGAGACCGCGATAGGGCCACAGATCCGAGCCGCAGACGCATGTTGCCGACAGCCGGATGACGGCATCCGTCGGCTCGATGATGCTGGGGTCCGGACGCTCGTCAATGCGGACGTCGCGCGGACCGTAGAGAACTGCTCCTCGCATGATTCGACTCCTTCTTTCCCCGGCGTTGTGGCCGGGCCTACATCGTGTATCCAGGCTTCTTGTACAGCGTCGCCGCCTTGTCGACGATGTCCGGGCGATACACCTTCTCGGCCCACTCGGCGGGCGTCACTTCTTCGAGGGAGACGGACACCGACTCGTCGCCGTAGTCCAAGACCGTGGCGACGTCCCTGGTGATCGCCTCGGCGAGCCGGCGTTTCTGCTGCTCCGACTTTCCCGGCCAGAGTCTGACGATCACGTGCGGCATCGCTCGTTCCTCATTTCGCGCGTCGATCAGCGAGGTACTGGTCGTCGCTGACCTGTTCCATCCACTCGACGTTCTTGCCATCGAGCTGCTCCTGCACCGCGATGTGCGTCAAGGCCGTTGTCGGTGACGCGCCGTGCCAGTGCTTCTCGCCTGCCGGGAACCACACCACATCGCCTGGTTGAATTTCCTCAATCGGGCCACTCCACCGCTGCACGCGACCGAACCCCGCCGTCACGACCAGCGTTTGTCCGAGGGGGTGTGTATGCCACGCGGTACGGGCGCCCGGTTCGAACGTGACCGCCGCGCCGGAGACGCGTGCGGGAGCCGGCGCCTGAAACAGCGGATCGATCCGAACCGTTCCAGTGAAGTAGTCCCCCGATCCCTTCGATGACGGTTGTGAGCCAGCTCGTTTGATTTCCATCGATACACCCCTCTGAACAAGAGTTTGTTTGACCTGACGCGATCACGCGCGCGCCCGTGTCGGTGACATCTGTGACTCGGCACCACGACGCACCGGCCATCGCCACCGGACGGCCACAGTCCCCAACGCCGCGGTGCCTGCGACCACGACGCCACTGACGAGAAACACAAGACTCAACGCGCCTGCATCAGTAGCCACCCGAGGCTGCGGGTTGGCGAGACCTTCGAACGTCACAAATGCAGAGTAGGGCGGTGCCGTTCATTCGACTAGCCGTAGAAACTGCCTAGGGCCCATGAGGCGAATTCATCAATGAGTTCTCTGGCTGAAAAGCCTCAAATCAGGCTCAAAGACCACATTGACTGCACGGGCGCGCAGGGAGTCTCGCGGCGGCCCGTTCAGCTAGGATGAGTCTTTCGGTTGGTTTCAGTTCAGAATACTCGTTAGATGGTTTGGCAGATATGAGGAGTGTTCACGAATGGTGCGAGATGAACTGAGCGTGATGTCCGCGTTCTTGGCGGTCGCTGACGAGAAGAGCTTCACCAAGGCCGCAAAGCGGCTCGGCGTGACGCAATCAGCGCTCAGCCACGCGATTCGAGGACTCGAAGAACAAGTCGGTGTACGCCTGCTTGCGCGCACCACTCGCAGCGTCGCGCCGACCGAGGCCGGCGAGCAATTGCTCGCCGAATTGCGACCCGCGCTGACGGGCATTCGCGGCGCCCTGGACAGGATCGGAGGATTGCGTGACAAGCCGCGCGGGCGCGTGAGCCTGCTCGTGCCCCGCCTCGCGGCGATGAGCGTACTCGGTCCCAAGCTGGCCGAGTTCGCACGCACCTACCCGGATGTGGTGTTGGACGTGAGCACGGACGAAAAGAGGCTGGACCTAGTCGCTGGCGGCTTCGATGCCGGCG is a window encoding:
- a CDS encoding alcohol dehydrogenase catalytic domain-containing protein; protein product: MRGAVLYGPRDVRIDERPDPSIIEPTDAVIRLSATCVCGSDLWPYRGLNAASDPAPMGHEYCGIVEEVGRGVTSIKRGQFVIGSFAASDNTCPHCLAGYQTSCAHRQWVVGAQAPFLRVPMADGTLVATQDLPSANQIPSLLAVSDVLGTGWFAA
- a CDS encoding tautomerase family protein, with product MPHVIVRLWPGKSEQQKRRLAEAITRDVATVLDYGDESVSVSLEEVTPAEWAEKVYRPDIVDKAATLYKKPGYTM
- a CDS encoding cupin domain-containing protein, with amino-acid sequence MEIKRAGSQPSSKGSGDYFTGTVRIDPLFQAPAPARVSGAAVTFEPGARTAWHTHPLGQTLVVTAGFGRVQRWSGPIEEIQPGDVVWFPAGEKHWHGASPTTALTHIAVQEQLDGKNVEWMEQVSDDQYLADRRAK